In Parcubacteria group bacterium, the following are encoded in one genomic region:
- the tuf gene encoding elongation factor Tu, which yields MAEKFERTKPHLNVGTIGHVDHGKTTLTAAITKILHMKGLAKKAESVDDIDKAPEEKARGITIQLHHSEYESEKRHYAHIDAPGHADYIKNMITGAAQMDGAILVVAATDGPMPQTREHILLARQVGVPSLVVFLNKVDMVSDPELVDLVEAEIRELLTKYGFPGDKVPVIRGSALKALEAKSPDDEAAKPILELVQALDDFIPEPVREIEKPFLMPIEDIFSIEGRGTVVTGRIERGMVKLNDEVDIIGLRPNQKTIITGIEMFNKSLDEGRAGDNAGILIRGLKKEDVERGQVLAKPGSVTPHTEFDAEVYILTKEEGGRHTPFFTNYKPQFYIRTTDVTGEVVLAPGVEMVMPGDTVKFSVKLIAPVALEEQQRFAIREGGKTVGAGVVTKVNK from the coding sequence ATGGCAGAAAAATTTGAACGAACAAAGCCCCATCTTAATGTCGGAACCATCGGCCACGTTGACCATGGCAAAACCACTTTAACGGCGGCTATTACCAAGATTCTTCATATGAAGGGCTTGGCGAAAAAAGCGGAGTCGGTTGACGATATTGATAAAGCGCCCGAGGAAAAAGCGCGCGGCATTACGATTCAGTTGCATCACTCCGAGTATGAATCAGAAAAGCGCCACTATGCGCACATCGACGCTCCAGGCCATGCCGATTACATCAAAAACATGATTACCGGCGCGGCGCAGATGGATGGCGCCATTCTCGTTGTTGCCGCGACCGACGGTCCGATGCCCCAAACAAGAGAACATATTCTTTTGGCGCGCCAGGTTGGCGTTCCGTCTTTGGTGGTTTTCTTGAACAAGGTTGATATGGTTTCCGATCCGGAACTGGTAGATTTGGTTGAAGCTGAAATTCGCGAACTTTTAACTAAATACGGATTTCCCGGCGATAAAGTGCCGGTAATCCGCGGTTCGGCTCTTAAGGCGCTTGAAGCTAAATCTCCTGATGACGAAGCGGCTAAACCAATTCTTGAGTTAGTTCAAGCGCTTGATGATTTTATTCCCGAGCCGGTTCGCGAAATCGAAAAACCGTTTCTTATGCCGATTGAAGACATCTTTTCAATTGAAGGCCGCGGTACGGTTGTGACCGGCCGGATTGAAAGGGGCATGGTTAAACTTAACGATGAAGTTGATATAATCGGCTTAAGACCGAATCAAAAAACAATCATTACCGGTATTGAAATGTTTAATAAGTCGCTTGACGAAGGCCGCGCGGGCGATAATGCCGGCATTCTTATCCGTGGTCTTAAGAAAGAAGACGTTGAACGCGGCCAGGTTTTAGCCAAACCAGGTTCGGTAACACCGCACACAGAGTTTGACGCGGAAGTTTATATTCTTACTAAAGAAGAGGGCGGCCGGCATACTCCATTTTTTACGAACTACAAGCCGCAGTTTTATATCAGAACTACCGATGTTACCGGCGAAGTTGTTTTGGCTCCCGGAGTAGAGATGGTTATGCCCGGCGATACCGTAAAATTCTCCGTTAAATTAATTGCTCCCGTGGCTCTGGAAGAACAGCAACGA
- a CDS encoding type II toxin-antitoxin system mRNA interferase toxin, RelE/StbE family has product MFLSLNPFHSSLHTKPLTGKLSGFYSFRLSRDYRVIFKIISSEEIYLIRVGHRRDIYR; this is encoded by the coding sequence ATTTTTTTATCACTAAACCCATTTCACTCATCTTTACACACTAAGCCGCTTACCGGAAAACTTTCCGGTTTTTATTCTTTCAGATTAAGCAGAGATTATAGGGTTATTTTTAAAATTATTTCTTCTGAAGAAATTTACTTAATAAGAGTTGGCCATCGTAGGGATATTTATAGATAG